One Cydia splendana chromosome 23, ilCydSple1.2, whole genome shotgun sequence DNA window includes the following coding sequences:
- the LOC134801872 gene encoding uncharacterized protein LOC134801872 isoform X1 yields the protein MWFLLLCALVAWARGIEYYDDDNEHIKMLKHKLKLLDSKEEQFLIEDDSGEIISFNPDDNTIKVKDHGDGKLELCLPNLGRDYCVTVQKKQHPRHEKSEIKGKLELVECILKNIAVGWRSAATLCWDSRTRRDYPRTFRLKPVSETIASVE from the exons ATGTGGTTTCTGCTGCTGTGCGCGCTTGTGGCCTGGGCACGGGGAATTGAATATTACGATGACGATAATGAACAC ATAAAGATGCTCAAACACAAG CTCAAATTGTTGGATTCCAAGGAAGA ACAGTTTCTGATAGAAGACGACAGTGGAGAAATAATTAGTTTTAATCCAGACGATAACACAATTAAG GTAAAGGATCATGGCGATGGGAAGCTAGAATTGTGCTTGCCTAATCTCGGGAGAGACTACTGCGTCACCGTACAGAAG AAGCAACACCCACGGCATGAGAAATCGGAGATTAAAGGAAAACTAGAACTG GTGGAATGCATTCTGAAAAACATTGCCGTCGGGTGGCGCTCCGCAGCGACACTTTGTTGGGACAGCCGGACaag gCGGGATTATCCTCGAACTTTTCGCCTTAAGCCTGTGAGTGAAACCATAGCAAGCGTCGAgtga
- the LOC134801872 gene encoding uncharacterized protein LOC134801872 isoform X3: protein MWFLLLCALVAWARGIEYYDDDNEHIKMLKHKLKLLDSKEEVKDHGDGKLELCLPNLGRDYCVTVQKKQHPRHEKSEIKGKLELVECILKNIAVGWRSAATLCWDSRTRRDYPRTFRLKPVSETIASVE from the exons ATGTGGTTTCTGCTGCTGTGCGCGCTTGTGGCCTGGGCACGGGGAATTGAATATTACGATGACGATAATGAACAC ATAAAGATGCTCAAACACAAG CTCAAATTGTTGGATTCCAAGGAAGAG GTAAAGGATCATGGCGATGGGAAGCTAGAATTGTGCTTGCCTAATCTCGGGAGAGACTACTGCGTCACCGTACAGAAG AAGCAACACCCACGGCATGAGAAATCGGAGATTAAAGGAAAACTAGAACTG GTGGAATGCATTCTGAAAAACATTGCCGTCGGGTGGCGCTCCGCAGCGACACTTTGTTGGGACAGCCGGACaag gCGGGATTATCCTCGAACTTTTCGCCTTAAGCCTGTGAGTGAAACCATAGCAAGCGTCGAgtga
- the LOC134801872 gene encoding uncharacterized protein LOC134801872 isoform X2, protein MWFLLLCALVAWARGIEYYDDDNEHIKMLKHKLKLLDSKEEFLIEDDSGEIISFNPDDNTIKVKDHGDGKLELCLPNLGRDYCVTVQKKQHPRHEKSEIKGKLELVECILKNIAVGWRSAATLCWDSRTRRDYPRTFRLKPVSETIASVE, encoded by the exons ATGTGGTTTCTGCTGCTGTGCGCGCTTGTGGCCTGGGCACGGGGAATTGAATATTACGATGACGATAATGAACAC ATAAAGATGCTCAAACACAAG CTCAAATTGTTGGATTCCAAGGAAGAG TTTCTGATAGAAGACGACAGTGGAGAAATAATTAGTTTTAATCCAGACGATAACACAATTAAG GTAAAGGATCATGGCGATGGGAAGCTAGAATTGTGCTTGCCTAATCTCGGGAGAGACTACTGCGTCACCGTACAGAAG AAGCAACACCCACGGCATGAGAAATCGGAGATTAAAGGAAAACTAGAACTG GTGGAATGCATTCTGAAAAACATTGCCGTCGGGTGGCGCTCCGCAGCGACACTTTGTTGGGACAGCCGGACaag gCGGGATTATCCTCGAACTTTTCGCCTTAAGCCTGTGAGTGAAACCATAGCAAGCGTCGAgtga